A region from the Melanotaenia boesemani isolate fMelBoe1 chromosome 11, fMelBoe1.pri, whole genome shotgun sequence genome encodes:
- the pmpca gene encoding mitochondrial-processing peptidase subunit alpha has translation MATHMSRCRTWSRVQRFGIAAYRRYSSSGGYPNISLSTPLPGIPKPVFASVDGQEKYETRITTLENGLKVASQNKFGQFCTIGILVNSGSRHEAKYPSGIAHFLEKLSFSSTAQYGSKDEILLTLEKHGGICDCQTSRDTTMYAVSAEVKGLDTVVNLLSDAVLQPRLLDEEIEMTRMAVRFELEDLNMRPDPEPLLTEMIHAAAYRGNTVGLPRFSPVENVDKIDKKVLHSYLRNYYCPERMVLAGVGIEHEQLVECARKYLLDVKPVWGTSSVANVDLSVAQYTGGIVKMEKDMSDVSLGPTPIPELTHIMIGLESCSFLDDDFIPFAVLNMMMGGGGSFSAGGPGKGMFTRLYLNVLNRHHWMYNATSYHHSYEDSGLLCIHASADPRQVREMVEIITREFIQMAGSAGEMELERAKTQLKSMLMMNLESRPVIFEDVGRQVLSTGKRKLPHELCDLISSVTAGDIKRVTTKMLRSKPAVAALGDLTELPSYEHIQTALSSKDGRLPRMYRLFR, from the exons ATGGCGACTCACATGTCGAGGTGCAGAACTTGGAGTCGGGTTCAAAG GTTTGGGATCGCTGCTTACAGAAGGTACAGCAGTAGCGGAGGATACCCGAATATTTCCCTGTCCACACCTCTGCCTGGGATCCCAAAGCCAGTTTTTGCATCTGTGGATGGACAGGAAAAATACGAGACCAGGATTACCACTCTAGAAAATGGACTCAAAGTTGCCTCCCAAAATAAGTTTGGTCAATTCTGCACAATTGGAA ttttagtaaatTCTGGATCCAGACATGAAGCAAAGTACCCAAGTGGAATAGCACACTTCTTAGAGAAACTCTCCTTTTCT tcCACAGCACAGTACGGAAGTAAAGATGAAATCCTTCTCACACTAGAAAAACACGGGGGTATATGTGACTGCCAAACATCAAG GGACACCACCATGTATGCGGTGTCTGCAGAAGTAAAAGGTCTGGACACTGTGGTTAATCTTCTTTCTGATGCGGTCCTTCAGCCTCGCTTGCTGG aTGAAGAGATTGAGATGACCAGAATGGCCGTACGCTTTGAGTTAGAGGATCTAAACATGAGGCCAGACCCTGAGCCATTACTCACCGAGATGATCCATGCT GCTGCATATCGAGGCAACACGGTCGGACTGCCTCGGTTTAGTCCTGTAGAGAACGTGGACAAGATTGACAAGAAGGTGCTTCACAGCTACCTGCGTAACTACTACTGTCCTGAGCGCATGGTGCTGGCAGGAGTGGGCATCGAGCATGAGCAGTTGGTTGAATGTGCCAGGAAGTACTTGCTGGATGTGAAGCCTGTGTGGGGAACGAGCTCAGTAGCCAATGTGGATCTATCAGTAGCTCAGTACACTGGTGGTATTGTCAAG ATGGAGAAGGATATGTCAGATGTTAGCCTTGGCCCCACTCCGATCCCAGAGCTCACCCACATCATGATCGGCCTGGAGAGCTGCTCCTTCCTG GACGATGACTTCATCCCGTTCGCGGTGCTCAACATGATGATGGGTGGAGGTGGTTCCTTCTCTGCAGGAGGACCTGGAAAAGGCATGTTCACTCGCCTGTACTTGAACGTGCTCAACAG gCATCACTGGATGTACAACGCCACCTCCTACCATCACAGCTACGAAGACAGCGGCCTGCTGTGTATCCATGCTAGTGCAGACCCCAGACAG GTACGGGAGATGGTGGAAATAATAACCAGAGAGTTCATTCAGATGGCTGGCAGTGCAGGAGAG ATGGAGCTGGAGAGAGCCAAGACTCAGCTCAAGTCCATGCTGATGATGAACCTCGAGTCGCGGCCGGTTATTTTTGAGGATGTTGGTCGACAGGTTCTTTCCACAGGAAAGAGAAAGCTGCCACATGAACTGTGTGATCTAATAA GCAGTGTGACAGCTGGCGACATTAAAAGAGTGACCACCAAGATGCTGCGCAGTAAACCTGCTGTGGCGGCTCTCGGAGACCTGACAGAGCTGCCCTCCTACGAACACATCCAGACCGCGTTGTCGAGTAAGGATGGTCGTCTGCCCCGCATGTACCGCCTCTTTCGATAG
- the inpp5e gene encoding phosphatidylinositol polyphosphate 5-phosphatase type IV isoform X2 encodes MENGEDCSLYLTREPSGDGNTVNTEGRQIKKSLNDVKSTNEHNDELVLVSRNAGEEITPYQPQPPSLPKLTKLIKSGSVEETVRTRRLKNSQESLSDRAETGSSTDSLKEDPTAPSGFVLGSTASVKNDQYSDVRRLSAIRTGSPVFQDRERSLSECDRWPHNEHSNAADHRGRSTKLRLSPVQPTGPLPALGKNFASATLRAANRIDRDCLDYAVLAKEKFGERIHRNLSDSRLLENMGSDSASVNSMKSIYSVLSPIRPQDVRNRSFLEGSVLGSGALLGAEELDRYFPDRRVGIYIVTWNMQGEKFFPTNLNDLLLPTDSEFAQDFYIIGVQEGCPDRREWETCLQETLGPHYVMLYAASHGVLYLTVFIRRDLMWFCSEVEHATVTTRIISQIKTKGAVGIAFMFFGTSFLFITSHFTSGDAKVYERILDYNKIIEALALPKGLPDTNPYRSTPSDVTTRFDQVFWFGDFNFRLSKDRADVETIMKRTVEGDMSMLLEHDQLSKEMKDGSIFKGFQEAPINFFPTYKFDIGCDNYDTTSKQRTPSYTDRILFKSRQANDIKVVKYSSCSSIKTSDHRPVISVFQVKLRPGRDNLWLCFLLVFPCVEGCLIGACTWRASGGG; translated from the exons ATGGAGAATGGCGAGGACTGCTCCCTTTATCTGACCCGCGAGCCTTCTGGTGATGGGAACACAGTAAACACTGAGGgtagacaaataaaaaagtccTTAAATGATGTCAAATCAACTAATGAGCACAATGATGAGCTTGTACTTGTTTCAAGAAATGCAGGTGAAGAGATTACACCATACCAGCCTCAGCCCCCCTCATTACCCAAGctgacaaaattaattaaaagtggCTCTGTGGAAGAGACTGTGAGAACCAGGAGGCTGAAAAACAGTCAGGAGAGTCTGAGTGACCGAGCTGAGACTGGATCCTCCACAGACTCACTTAAGGAAGACCCAACAGCTCCAAGTGGATTTGTTCTCGGTAGCACAGCCAGTGTCAAGAACGACCAGTACTCTGATGTGAGGCGTCTCTCTGCTATCAGGACAGGCTCTCCAGTCTTCCAGGACAGAGAAAGGAGTCTGTCAGAGTGTGATAGATGGCCACATAATGAGCACAGTAACGCTGCAGACCACCGAGGGAGGTCCACCAAGTTGCGTCTATCTCCGGTGCAGCCCACAGGTCCACTGCCTGCTCTAGGCAAGAACTTTGCATCAGCCACTTTAAGGGCAGCTAATAGGATTGACAGGGATTGCTTGGATTATGCTGTGCTGGCCAAAGAGAAGTTTGGAGAGAGAATCCACAGGAACCTGAGTGACAGCCGGCTTCTGGAGAACATGGGTTCAGATAGTGCCTCTGTTAACTCCATGAAGTCCATCTACAGCGTTCTTAGCCCCATCAGACCCCAGGATGTGAGAAACAG GAGCTTCCTGGAAGGCAGTGTGTTGGGAAGTGGTGCTTTGCTCGGTGCTGAAGAGCTAGACCGCTACTTTCCTGACAGGAGAGTTGGCATCTACATCGTCACATGGAACATGCAGGGGGAAAAG TTCTTTCCAACCAACTTGAATGATCTCCTCCTTCCAACAGACTCTGAATTTGCACAAGACTTTTATATCATTGGGGTCCAGGAGGGCTGTCCTGACAG GAGGGAGTGGGAGACCTGTCTTCAGGAGACTCTGGGACCTCACTATGTCATGCTATATGCAGCATCACATGGTGTTTTGTATCTTACTGTATTTATCAGAAGAGACCTCATGTGGTTCTGCTCAG AGGTGGAGCACGCCACAGTCACAACCAGGATCATCTCTCAGATTAAGACCAAAGGGGCTGTGGGAATTGCCTTTATGTTTTTTGGAacttccttcctcttcatcacatcCCACTTTACCT CCGGAGATGCCAAAGTTTATGAGAGAATACTGGATTACAACAAGATCATTGAAGCTTTAGCTCTTCCCAAAGGCCTTCCAGACACCAACCCTTACCGCTCTACTCCAT CTGATGTCACCACAAGATTCGATCAGGTCTTCTGGTTTGGAGATTTTAACTTTCGACTGAGCAAAGACCGGGCGGATGTGGAGACCATCATGAAACGCACAGTAGAGGGCGATATGAGCATGCTATTGGAGCATGATCAGCTCTCCAAGGAAATGAAAGATG gTTCGATATTCAAAGGCTTTCAAGAAGCACCAATAAATTTCTTCCCCACATACAAATTTGACATTGGCTGCGATAACTACGACACTACTTCGAAACAAAGAACTCCGTCTTACACT GACAGGATCCTGTTCAAGAGCAGGCAGGCTAATGACATAAAGGTGGTCAAGTACAGCAGCTGCTCAAGCATCAAGACATCAGACCACCGACCTGTTATTTCCGTCTTTCAGGTCAAACTCAGGCCAGGAAGAGACAA TCTTTGGTTGTGCTTTTTGTTAGTATTCCCCTGTGTGGAGGGCTGTTTGATCGGAGCTTGTACTTGGAGGGCATCAGGAGGAGGATGA
- the inpp5e gene encoding phosphatidylinositol polyphosphate 5-phosphatase type IV isoform X1, whose translation MENGEDCSLYLTREPSGDGNTVNTEGRQIKKSLNDVKSTNEHNDELVLVSRNAGEEITPYQPQPPSLPKLTKLIKSGSVEETVRTRRLKNSQESLSDRAETGSSTDSLKEDPTAPSGFVLGSTASVKNDQYSDVRRLSAIRTGSPVFQDRERSLSECDRWPHNEHSNAADHRGRSTKLRLSPVQPTGPLPALGKNFASATLRAANRIDRDCLDYAVLAKEKFGERIHRNLSDSRLLENMGSDSASVNSMKSIYSVLSPIRPQDVRNRSFLEGSVLGSGALLGAEELDRYFPDRRVGIYIVTWNMQGEKFFPTNLNDLLLPTDSEFAQDFYIIGVQEGCPDRREWETCLQETLGPHYVMLYAASHGVLYLTVFIRRDLMWFCSEVEHATVTTRIISQIKTKGAVGIAFMFFGTSFLFITSHFTSGDAKVYERILDYNKIIEALALPKGLPDTNPYRSTPSDVTTRFDQVFWFGDFNFRLSKDRADVETIMKRTVEGDMSMLLEHDQLSKEMKDGSIFKGFQEAPINFFPTYKFDIGCDNYDTTSKQRTPSYTDRILFKSRQANDIKVVKYSSCSSIKTSDHRPVISVFQVKLRPGRDNIPLCGGLFDRSLYLEGIRRRMTARELRKRAMTSPNSSTICTIS comes from the exons ATGGAGAATGGCGAGGACTGCTCCCTTTATCTGACCCGCGAGCCTTCTGGTGATGGGAACACAGTAAACACTGAGGgtagacaaataaaaaagtccTTAAATGATGTCAAATCAACTAATGAGCACAATGATGAGCTTGTACTTGTTTCAAGAAATGCAGGTGAAGAGATTACACCATACCAGCCTCAGCCCCCCTCATTACCCAAGctgacaaaattaattaaaagtggCTCTGTGGAAGAGACTGTGAGAACCAGGAGGCTGAAAAACAGTCAGGAGAGTCTGAGTGACCGAGCTGAGACTGGATCCTCCACAGACTCACTTAAGGAAGACCCAACAGCTCCAAGTGGATTTGTTCTCGGTAGCACAGCCAGTGTCAAGAACGACCAGTACTCTGATGTGAGGCGTCTCTCTGCTATCAGGACAGGCTCTCCAGTCTTCCAGGACAGAGAAAGGAGTCTGTCAGAGTGTGATAGATGGCCACATAATGAGCACAGTAACGCTGCAGACCACCGAGGGAGGTCCACCAAGTTGCGTCTATCTCCGGTGCAGCCCACAGGTCCACTGCCTGCTCTAGGCAAGAACTTTGCATCAGCCACTTTAAGGGCAGCTAATAGGATTGACAGGGATTGCTTGGATTATGCTGTGCTGGCCAAAGAGAAGTTTGGAGAGAGAATCCACAGGAACCTGAGTGACAGCCGGCTTCTGGAGAACATGGGTTCAGATAGTGCCTCTGTTAACTCCATGAAGTCCATCTACAGCGTTCTTAGCCCCATCAGACCCCAGGATGTGAGAAACAG GAGCTTCCTGGAAGGCAGTGTGTTGGGAAGTGGTGCTTTGCTCGGTGCTGAAGAGCTAGACCGCTACTTTCCTGACAGGAGAGTTGGCATCTACATCGTCACATGGAACATGCAGGGGGAAAAG TTCTTTCCAACCAACTTGAATGATCTCCTCCTTCCAACAGACTCTGAATTTGCACAAGACTTTTATATCATTGGGGTCCAGGAGGGCTGTCCTGACAG GAGGGAGTGGGAGACCTGTCTTCAGGAGACTCTGGGACCTCACTATGTCATGCTATATGCAGCATCACATGGTGTTTTGTATCTTACTGTATTTATCAGAAGAGACCTCATGTGGTTCTGCTCAG AGGTGGAGCACGCCACAGTCACAACCAGGATCATCTCTCAGATTAAGACCAAAGGGGCTGTGGGAATTGCCTTTATGTTTTTTGGAacttccttcctcttcatcacatcCCACTTTACCT CCGGAGATGCCAAAGTTTATGAGAGAATACTGGATTACAACAAGATCATTGAAGCTTTAGCTCTTCCCAAAGGCCTTCCAGACACCAACCCTTACCGCTCTACTCCAT CTGATGTCACCACAAGATTCGATCAGGTCTTCTGGTTTGGAGATTTTAACTTTCGACTGAGCAAAGACCGGGCGGATGTGGAGACCATCATGAAACGCACAGTAGAGGGCGATATGAGCATGCTATTGGAGCATGATCAGCTCTCCAAGGAAATGAAAGATG gTTCGATATTCAAAGGCTTTCAAGAAGCACCAATAAATTTCTTCCCCACATACAAATTTGACATTGGCTGCGATAACTACGACACTACTTCGAAACAAAGAACTCCGTCTTACACT GACAGGATCCTGTTCAAGAGCAGGCAGGCTAATGACATAAAGGTGGTCAAGTACAGCAGCTGCTCAAGCATCAAGACATCAGACCACCGACCTGTTATTTCCGTCTTTCAGGTCAAACTCAGGCCAGGAAGAGACAA TATTCCCCTGTGTGGAGGGCTGTTTGATCGGAGCTTGTACTTGGAGGGCATCAGGAGGAGGATGACCGCCAGAGAGCTGAGAAAGAGGGCCATGACGAGTCCAAACAGCAGCACCATCTGTACCATCTCCTAA